ATGGGGGCTTACTAGTCAGAAACCTGAAACTCCAAAATCCTCGATTTCAATCGAGTATTTAGAAAAAGTGAATGAAGTTGTATTTTTGAATGCGGGAGTTAAAGATATTATTACTGAGACTAAATCAACACAAGTTTTTGGTTTTGATGTACCATTTTCAAAAAAGACAGCATTAGTAATTTTAAATTATAAAGCAAAATTTGGAATAAAAAAACCTGTGAAAATAGAAAAAATAGGTGAGAATGAATTTAAGATTATTGTTCCTAAATTTGAAGTGATAGGTGTAGAACTTTCGAAAGATAATCCTTATGATTTATATGATAGCCATGGAGAATTGTTGAGTGGAACGACAGAGGATGTTGATACAGGAAAACTTGTAACTAATCAATTAGCTAGTGAAAAACAAGAAGAATATTTAGAAAAATATAAAGATGATATTAAAGAATCTGCGATCAATTATTATAAAACATTAGTTTCCTCTATGTTTGAAGACCCTAAATTGACTGTAGAATTTTCAGAATAACACTTTCGCATGGAATTTTAGAAATAAATAACCCTGACCAGAGATGGTCAGGGTTTTCCTTTTGCATTTTAGAATAAGATTAAGAGTAGGCTGATGGTGATAATTAATTGTACCACTAAACCGATGAGTGATAAGTATACTGGATCGATGGAGGATTCTGTTGCGCTTTTAAAAATAGATGAGGCTAGTGTCACAATATAAAGTAAAATATGCGCAAAGAATACAATTAAGATTCCAACGAAAAACCACACTGGAGAAATAAAAGTCATAACAGTTGCAATGGCTAATAATAGAATTGCTAAGACATTCATTCCTTCATATTGAGTTAACCAGTAGTTAAAGACATGTTGACGTTTTTGGAAAACATGTTTTAGCCCATATGAAATAGTAGGGAATCCAAGGTAGAAGAATAAGTAAAATACCAGGAATCTAACAAACATCCAAATATAATTGGGGGTACTTGTTAAGCTTGGTAAGATTGAAATATCAGCGAATAATTGATACTGGGTAAATAAAGTGTGAATGACATGAGTTGTAATGAATGCAGACATTACAGTCGCTAAAATAATTAACGCGTACCCATAAGTACGACTATATTGACGTTTCCGCGAATATTGATTCGTTGGGTGAAGCAAACGTTCTCCAAAGAAAGTAAAGAATCGTTTGAATTTATTCCACGCACCTGCATATGCAAAACGGTTATTCTTTACTCGGTTTTCTTGTGAACTACGGTTATCTTCTTCTGGAATTTTCGTTTCAACTTTTGTAGTGAATGAAGCAGTAGGTTCATTATTTTCATCTAATAAGTCTGTTTGAACTCCATCATTTGGCTCAATGGCAGTAGGAGCAGAAAGTTCATCTTGAACGGTGCCGCAATAAGGGCAGAGTGTTTCTTTTTCGTCAATCATTTCATGACAGAATGGACATTGTTTCATGAAGTTTCCTCTTTCCATATGTATTACTAAATTTCATTGCTATTGTATCATAATTTTACTATAAAAAAAGACTAGGAACTCCTAGTCTTAGCGTGGCATCTTTTCAGATGAGTAGGTCGTGTTCACATCACGAACTACAAACAGCTACATCCGGTAGTGTGCCTAAGCACGCCTGTTCCACATAACTCGCAGTCTCTTATGTACTGCGTGTCGCCTCATCGCATAGAATACATTATAGCAGAGGGAGTGTGGAATGTCATGTATGAACTATTTTTCGCGGATAACTTCGATTTTGTATCCATCTAGGTCTTTCACGAAATAGTAGTTTGCTGGATGTCCTGGTAATCCTTTTAATTCTGTAACGTCATAGCCTTTAGCAACGTGTTCAGCGTGAAGAGCTTCTAAGTCTTTAGCACTGATGGCGATATGACCATATCCGTCACCGATTTCGTATGGGCCGTGGCCATAGTTATATGTTAATTCTAATTCATAGTCATCTCCTTCAAAAGCGAGATAAGCGATTGTGAATTTGTGTTCTGGGAAGTCTTTTCTTCTTGTTTCTTTAAAACCAAATGCTTCTTCGTAGAATCGAATGCTTTCTTCTAGATTTTCAACACGGACACAAGTATGCAACATTTTTGACATGGTGTGACCTCCTTTATTTATTTTATTTAAGACTAACAAACTCGAATGATAAATACAAGTTTTCAAGACTGTTTCTATTTCAAAGACAAATGTATATAATTAGTGGAAATTCGTTGCGTTCCATTCATTAATTTGGTAGTCTAGGTACATTGAAAAATAAGGAAGTGTCATATGAAAGTAATCAAATTTGGTGGGAGCTCTTTAGCAAATGCCACACAATTAAGAAAGGTCTTTAATATTGTAAAATCCGATTCAAGTCGTAAAATTGTAGTGGTTTCAGCACCAGGAAAACGGTCTTCTGATGATGAAAAAGTAACAGATCTTCTTATCCAATTAGCAACTTCTCATATTGAAGGGAATTATGATGAAGAAGTATTAAAGAAAATCTTAGTCCGTTATAAAGAAATCAGCGATGAGTTGGAATTAAAACCAGAAGTGTTTGAACTCGTTCGAATTCATTTTAAAAACTTAAAAGAAAGAAACGATCTATCCTCTGAATATTTAATGGATGCTTATAAAGCAAGTGGGGAAGACTTAAATGCTCGCCTCATCGCGTCCTACTTTAACCAAGAAGGTCTTGCTGCTAAATATGTTGGACCTAGAGAAGCCAAACTATGGGTGAGTGATACTCCAGGGGAAGCTCGCGTTTTGGAAGAAAGCTATCATGAATTAGAGTACTTACAATTAACAAATGAAGTGATTGTTTTCCCAGGATTCTATGGAGTTACAAAAGAAGGAAAAATCGTAACGTTCTCTCGTGGGGGATCAGATATTACTGGGTCAATTTTAGCCAATGCGGTGAACGCTGATGAGTACGAAAACTTCACAGATGTGGATGCGATTTATGTAGCAAGTCCAAAAATTGTTCATAAACCACTCCCTATCGATGTATTATCTTATACAGAAATGCGTGAGTTATCGTACGCTGGTTTTTCAGTATTCCATACAGAAGCACTTCTGCCTTCTATCAAAAAAGGAATCCCAGTGCATGTATGTAATACGAACAATCCTGAAGCAAGTGGAACTTACATTATGAAAGGGAAGGTGACTTCTCCAAATGTTATTTCCGGTATTGCAAGTTCACCAGGTTTCGTAAGTATTTACGTGAAGAAATACTTAATGAACCATGAGATTGGTTTCCTCCGTAAAGTATTGACGATTTTTGAAGAAGAGGGCATATCGATTGAACATATTCCCACAGGCATTGATGATGCGACAATTATCATTCGTGGGGAAGATGCTACTGATGAACAATTAGAGTCTATTGTAGAGCGATTCTATGCTGAATTAGATGTAGACGAAGCAAGCTTTACACGTGGACTTTGCTTGATTATGTTAGTAGGGGAAGGGATGGTCAACATGGTCGGTACTACTGCTCGTGTGGCTTCAACTCTTGCTCGTACTCAAATCAATATTGAATTATATAACCAAGGGGTATCTGAGGTTTCGATGATGTTTGGTATTTTAGACCAATATGAAAAGAAAGCTATCCGCGCGTTGTATGATGAATTTTTCGGTGAAGAAAAAGAATATCAAGTGGTGGAATAATTTTTCCTCTCCATATTAAAATGAAACATTAACGGTTGTAATTAATCAATAGGAAGAGTAGAATATCGAATATATTCTGCTCTTTTTATTTTGAGCGCAGTATTTTTGTTTAGAATAGGAGGGACGAAGATGATTCGTTTCTTATTGAAAGATTCCATTCCAAAAAGGATTGCAGCCAGTTTTGCCATTGTGATTTTGGTTGGATCATTACTACTTAATTTGCCGATTTCGCAAATAGCGACCTCACAAGCTACGTATTTTGACCATTTATTTACTACCGTATCGATGGTGTGTGTAACGGGTCTATTTACGCAACCCGTAGCCGAAACGTATAATGTTTTTGGTCAGATTATTTGTATGATTTTGATGCAAATTGGAGGCTTGGGACTAATGAGTATCATAGCTTTTTTCCTCTATGATTCTGGAAAGAAGATGTCCTTAGTCGATAAACTAGCCCTGCAAGATAGTTTGAATCGAGAAGATGGTCAGGATTTCAAAAAATATTTAACAACGATTTTTAAATATACTTTCGTTATTGAATTGATTGCAGCAGTTATTTTATCTTTTCGTTTCGTTCCTGAACTAGGAACCGGAAAGGGAATCTTCACAGCATTTTTCTTAGCCATCTCCGCTTTTTGTAATGCGGGATTTGATAATTTAGGTTCAAATAGTCTGATTAACTATGCAACGGATCCACTGTTGAATTTAGTCATTGCAGCTCTTATTATTCTTGGCGGGATTGGTTTTTCTGTTTGGTTTGATTTCAAAAACAGTTATTTATCTATGCGAGAATCTACAAAGAGCAAAAAGAAAAAATCATTCTACCGACGATTGCATTATCATACGAAGATAGTTCTTTGGCTAACTGGGATTATTCTCTTAAGCGGAACGGTTTTAACCATGTTGACGGAATGGAATAATCCAAATACGATAGGTAATCTATCATTTTTAGATAAATTGCTTGTCAGCTTCTTCCAAACAGTGACGATGAGAACGGCAGGATTTGCTTCGATTGATTACACAACAGCGCATCCAACTAGCCTTCTTTTATATTCTATTCAAATGCTAATTGGAGGTTCTCCTGGTGGGACTGCTGGTGGAGTGAAGACGACAACTTTCTTAGTAGTTCTCTTGTTTATTCGCTCAGAAGTATATGACGAGCGTATGATTCAATTTAGAAATCATCGTATTTCGCAAGAATTAGCGAGAAAAGCTTTAACGATTTTTATCGTATTTACTACATTAATTCTAACGAGTGTATTCTTACTCAGCTTAACGGATCCAGATGCTCCATTGTTATATACTTTATTTGAAACTATTTCAGCGGTATGTACAGTAGGAGTAACGGCAAATTTAACACCGACGCTCTCTTTTCTTGGAAAAATTGTGATTATGCTGTTGATGTTTATTGGACGTATCGGACCATTAACGGTTCTGTTAAGTTTTTCAAACAGAAAGAAAAAAACACTCGACATGAAGTATGCAAAAGCACCATTAATAATTGGATAGAAAGTAGGAATTATGATGAGAAAAACAGTTGGTATTTTAGGATTAGGCGTATTCGGGATGACCATTGCTAAACAACTAAGTGACTATGATTGCGACATTATTGCTGTGGACCGTGATGAAATTAACGTCAATCGTATTGAATCGCTGGTCACAAAAGCAGTGATTGCTGATGTTACAGATGAAGATGTTTTAAAAGAAATTGGAATCGGTGACTGCGATACAGTTGTGGTTGCTACAGGTTCGAGTTTAGAAGCGAGCATTTTAGCAGTAATGCACTGCAGTCGACTTGGTGTTCCTGAAATTATTGCCAAAGCAAAAAGCCGAACAACAACAGAAATCTTAACGAAGATGGGTGCACAACGTGTGGTAAACCCAGAAAAGGAAACAGGAATTCGTCTCGTAAAGAACATTCTTCACCATAAACTAGCTGAGGTGATTTCTCTTGATGGGAATATCTCGCTTGTAGAATTTTATCCGCCAAAATCATGGGTTGGAAAACAACTAAGAGATTTAGACTTACGTAAAGATTATGATTTGAACTTAATTGGATATCGTGAAGGAAAGGATGAATCGTTGAATACAAAAGTGTTCGCAGATTTTCTCATTCGTGAGGATGTCATTCTTGTAGCGATTATCGGAACGGATAGTTTAGACAAAGCCACTTTCCTTGAAGACTAATTAACGAGATCAGATGAATCAAAAGCGATTCATTTGGTCTCTTTTTCTTTAAAAATGGATTCAAACCCTTTCCAAAGCATCCATTTCATAGTACACTATGACTATCAACTTTTTAGAAAGTAGGGATTATAATGGCCAATAAAAAACCATTAAGACGTGAAGACGTTCCTGTAGAATTAACATGGGACCTTTCCGCAATTTACGAATCAAACGAAGGATTTGAAAAGGATTTAGAATTTGTAAAATCACAAATTCCAGCAGTAGCTGCTGCAAAAGATACAGCACTAAAAGACGGGGAATCATTATTAGCGTTCTTAAATCTTTTAAACGTAGTGGATGATAAGATTGAAACAGCTTATGTTTACTCACATTTAAAAGCAGACCAAGATACTTCAAATAACGAAAATCAAGTTTTAAACCAACGTGCGTTCTCTACATATATTGATTTTTCAGGCGCTTCTGCATGGTTTAGTCCAGCAATCTTAGCATTATCCGATGAAGAGTTCGAAGAATATTTCAAACAAGAACCAGGACTAGAAGACTTCCGTGTATTATTAGAAACAGCGCGTATTAAAAAAGGTCACGTGCTTTCAGATAAAGAAGAAGCTTTATTATCAAAAGCAAGTGAAGTGTTCCAAGGCGCAAGCAAAACGTTCAATTTATTAAATAACGCTGATATCAAGTTTGACGAAATCACAACTGAAGATGGCGAAAAAGTTGAATTGACAAACGGAAACTACTCAGTATATATCGAATCTAAAAACCAAGCTGTTCGTAAGGAAGCATTCGAAACATTATATAAACCATACATCAACTTAAAAAATACATTCGCAAGCACACTTGGTACAGAAGTGAAAGGTCATAACTTCAGCGCTTTAGTCCATAACTATGACTCAGCTCGCCAAGCAGCACTTGCTTCAAACCAAGTTCCGGAAGAAGTGTATGATGCTTTAGTAGAAGTGGTAAACGAAAAATTACCATTACTACACCGTTATATTGCATTACAACAAAAAGCATTAGGCTTAGATGAATTGCATATGTATGACTTATACGTACCAATTACAGGCGACGCTCCAATTAAATATAATTACGAAGAAGCTGCAAAAGCAAGTCGTGAAGCCTTACTACCACTTGGAGAAGAATATGCTGAAATCATGAAAAAAGCTTATGCTGATCGTTGGATCGACGTTGCTGAAAATATCGGTAAACGTAGTGGTGGTTACTCAAGTGGGGCATACTCAACAGCACCATACATCTTGTTGAACTGGCATGATGAATTATCAAACTTCTTCACATTAGTTCACGAGTTAGGACATAGTGCTCACAGCTACTTCACTCGTAATACACAACCAAAACAATACGGAGATTACTCAATCTTCTTAGCAGAAATTGCTTCTACAACAAACGAAAACATCTTAACAGATTACTTGTTGAAGAAACATACAGATAAAGAAGCGCAAAAATATATCTTAAACAACTATTTACACCGCTTCAAATCAACCATTTTCCGTCAAACACAATTTGCGGAATTTGAACATCAAATCCACTTAATGGATCAACAAGGTCAACCATTAACGCAAGAATCTCTTGCAAAAGTATATGGAGAAATCAACGCTAAATACTATGCGAATGTCATCCAAGATGAACAAATTGCATACGAATGGGCTCGTATTCCTCATTTCTACATGAATTACTATGTATTCCAATATGCAACTGGTATGGCTGCAGCAACTGCTTTATCAGATAAGATTTTACATGGGACTCCTGAAGATTTAGAAGCTTACTTAAACTACTTACGTGCAGGACGTAGTGATGCTCCGATCGAAGTCATGAAGAAAGCTGGAGTAGATATGACGAAGAAAGATTACTTATATGATGCATTTGATGTATTTGAAAAACGTCTATCTCAATTAGAAGCTTTAATGAGTGAATAATCTCAAAAATTAATTGGTTCTAAAACACAAAAAGGTTCGTAAGAAATTTTCTTACGGACTTTTTTTGTTTTAAAAGAAATAATGGGAAGCTAATAATTTTTTATAAAAAAAGCCCAACTAGAAACTCTAGTTGGGAGATAATTAATAGCGATTTAAATTCATATTGACCACTTTATCAAATTTTTGAGGTTCATTTGTATGTGTTCCTACTAATTTTTTTGTAGAGTGATACCCTGGTAAAGGCTCACCATTACAAATTTCAGCAATAGTTTCAGCTGTAATGCTACTAGCTAAGAGTAATCCATAAGGCTGATTAGAGTTATCAAAAATAACAAGGGAAGGTGTATGTGTAACATTCATCTCTTGCGCAATTTGAAGATCTCGATCATAGGCTTTTTTTACAGCGGAACTAGATTTATCCTCGTAAAACATCTTTTTATCAATTTCAACTTTATTTAATATTTCTTCTAACAAGTCATCATTGTATTCGCGTTTTTGTTGATGAATTTGTTGTTGTAATTCAATCAGAAATTGATGTCCAAGACGTTTTCCTTGTAATAGTGCAGCTTTGTAAGAGAGGGCTGCATCATAAATCTTCATGTATATATCATTTCGTAAATCTAAATCCGTTACAGGTAATTTTTGGTTTTTCATATATTGATTAACGGTCTGTAAATTATGAAATGTTAAAAAGTGATAATGCACTTTAAATTCAGAATTACGTACAAATTTTAGTAATTCATTTTCACAGCGATAACAGTATGTTCCCAAGGGATTCACGAATAAAAATAATTCGAAAATCTTTTCGTGTGAAGTGTTTTTTGATAGATTTTTTGTTTCGTAGGTACTCAAAATCTGACACCTCTGTTCCTCTAACTTTATTTTTGTAACTTTATTGTAACATAGTTCCTAAAAAATTCAGAATAAAATGCGGTTTTCTCTCTTAGGAGGAGATACTTGAAAGGGCGCGTTTAATTTTACTTTCTTCTTGTTCTCGTTGAATCTGATACTTTTGAAGAATCTGCAAAAAGACTTCTTCTCCCAATGAGAGATTCTGAACTTCCATCTCCATTTCATAGTCCACTTTTCCGTTATAGTAACTTTCATCTAAAACAAGCCATTCGTTATTAGATAAGGGACCTTCAAATCGATGAGTGGTTAATAGAGCAGTTTGTTTGACCTTTTCGATAAAGACTCCGTTACTTTCTAATGCTTCTTTTATGGATAAAGGAAGTGAAAATTGCTTTTGTTCATTGTATTGATGAAGGATTTCAACAGGCATTTCATGAGTGAATTCCAATACTTCTAGACTTGATTGGGGAATTTTTAAAGTGATTTCTCCAATGGCTTTTCCCTCAACAATTCGGATACGTAAAGCCATTTTATGAGATTGGAGGATTCCATCCCAATCATAATAACTATTGGTTTGGGTAATCTCTTTAGTTAAGAGGGGCTTAAAATCCTCTAGTAGCGAATGATATTGACTTTTGGTCAGTAAATTTTTAAATTCTCTTTCTACTTGTAACAATCATATTCCTCCTTCAGCATTCTATTGTATCTCAAAATGAGGGAGAATTGAAAAAAATCGCATTAATTAGTCAAGCTTTTACATAAAATATGGTATGATAGAGAACGGAAATGAAAAAAAGTAGGTGGAAATATGGAAAAGTTGGAAACGCCGCTTGTTGAAGATTGGGAAGCCTTTCTAGCTCCGTATTATCAAGCAATTGAAGAATTAAAAATTAAATTAAAAGGGATACGTCGTCAGTATCGTCAAGAAGGAAGACATGCTCCGATTGAATTTATTACAGGGCGTGTGAAGACTCCTGAGAGTATTCTAGAAAAGATGCAAGTTCGTAATATTCCTAGAGAAGAATTTCTCGAAGGCGTACAAGATATTGCTGGACTTCGTATTATGTGTCAATTCGTTGATGATATTTATGAAGTCGTTCGTCTAATTCGTCAAAGAAACGACTTTGAAATCGTGATTGAACGAGATTACATTCAAAATAAAAAAGCGAGTGGATATCGTTCTTACCACCTTGTGTTGGAGTATCCTGTACAACGAATTGAAGGGGAAACGAAGATCTTAGTAGAAATTCAAATTCGTACATTAGCAATGAATTTTTGGGCGACGATTGAACACTCTTTAAACTATAAATATAAAGGAGAATTCCCTGAAGCGATTCATGAACGATTAGAACGTGCAG
This Granulicatella adiacens ATCC 49175 DNA region includes the following protein-coding sequences:
- a CDS encoding DUF4230 domain-containing protein; translated protein: MEDKFKLEWKGFFKTLVPLWWLAGLLCVILVSYVWGLTSQKPETPKSSISIEYLEKVNEVVFLNAGVKDIITETKSTQVFGFDVPFSKKTALVILNYKAKFGIKKPVKIEKIGENEFKIIVPKFEVIGVELSKDNPYDLYDSHGELLSGTTEDVDTGKLVTNQLASEKQEEYLEKYKDDIKESAINYYKTLVSSMFEDPKLTVEFSE
- a CDS encoding zinc ribbon domain-containing protein gives rise to the protein MKQCPFCHEMIDEKETLCPYCGTVQDELSAPTAIEPNDGVQTDLLDENNEPTASFTTKVETKIPEEDNRSSQENRVKNNRFAYAGAWNKFKRFFTFFGERLLHPTNQYSRKRQYSRTYGYALIILATVMSAFITTHVIHTLFTQYQLFADISILPSLTSTPNYIWMFVRFLVFYLFFYLGFPTISYGLKHVFQKRQHVFNYWLTQYEGMNVLAILLLAIATVMTFISPVWFFVGILIVFFAHILLYIVTLASSIFKSATESSIDPVYLSLIGLVVQLIITISLLLILF
- a CDS encoding VOC family protein, with the translated sequence MSKMLHTCVRVENLEESIRFYEEAFGFKETRRKDFPEHKFTIAYLAFEGDDYELELTYNYGHGPYEIGDGYGHIAISAKDLEALHAEHVAKGYDVTELKGLPGHPANYYFVKDLDGYKIEVIREK
- a CDS encoding aspartate kinase produces the protein MKVIKFGGSSLANATQLRKVFNIVKSDSSRKIVVVSAPGKRSSDDEKVTDLLIQLATSHIEGNYDEEVLKKILVRYKEISDELELKPEVFELVRIHFKNLKERNDLSSEYLMDAYKASGEDLNARLIASYFNQEGLAAKYVGPREAKLWVSDTPGEARVLEESYHELEYLQLTNEVIVFPGFYGVTKEGKIVTFSRGGSDITGSILANAVNADEYENFTDVDAIYVASPKIVHKPLPIDVLSYTEMRELSYAGFSVFHTEALLPSIKKGIPVHVCNTNNPEASGTYIMKGKVTSPNVISGIASSPGFVSIYVKKYLMNHEIGFLRKVLTIFEEEGISIEHIPTGIDDATIIIRGEDATDEQLESIVERFYAELDVDEASFTRGLCLIMLVGEGMVNMVGTTARVASTLARTQINIELYNQGVSEVSMMFGILDQYEKKAIRALYDEFFGEEKEYQVVE
- a CDS encoding TrkH family potassium uptake protein yields the protein MIRFLLKDSIPKRIAASFAIVILVGSLLLNLPISQIATSQATYFDHLFTTVSMVCVTGLFTQPVAETYNVFGQIICMILMQIGGLGLMSIIAFFLYDSGKKMSLVDKLALQDSLNREDGQDFKKYLTTIFKYTFVIELIAAVILSFRFVPELGTGKGIFTAFFLAISAFCNAGFDNLGSNSLINYATDPLLNLVIAALIILGGIGFSVWFDFKNSYLSMRESTKSKKKKSFYRRLHYHTKIVLWLTGIILLSGTVLTMLTEWNNPNTIGNLSFLDKLLVSFFQTVTMRTAGFASIDYTTAHPTSLLLYSIQMLIGGSPGGTAGGVKTTTFLVVLLFIRSEVYDERMIQFRNHRISQELARKALTIFIVFTTLILTSVFLLSLTDPDAPLLYTLFETISAVCTVGVTANLTPTLSFLGKIVIMLLMFIGRIGPLTVLLSFSNRKKKTLDMKYAKAPLIIG
- a CDS encoding potassium channel family protein, whose amino-acid sequence is MMRKTVGILGLGVFGMTIAKQLSDYDCDIIAVDRDEINVNRIESLVTKAVIADVTDEDVLKEIGIGDCDTVVVATGSSLEASILAVMHCSRLGVPEIIAKAKSRTTTEILTKMGAQRVVNPEKETGIRLVKNILHHKLAEVISLDGNISLVEFYPPKSWVGKQLRDLDLRKDYDLNLIGYREGKDESLNTKVFADFLIREDVILVAIIGTDSLDKATFLED
- the pepF gene encoding oligoendopeptidase F, whose amino-acid sequence is MANKKPLRREDVPVELTWDLSAIYESNEGFEKDLEFVKSQIPAVAAAKDTALKDGESLLAFLNLLNVVDDKIETAYVYSHLKADQDTSNNENQVLNQRAFSTYIDFSGASAWFSPAILALSDEEFEEYFKQEPGLEDFRVLLETARIKKGHVLSDKEEALLSKASEVFQGASKTFNLLNNADIKFDEITTEDGEKVELTNGNYSVYIESKNQAVRKEAFETLYKPYINLKNTFASTLGTEVKGHNFSALVHNYDSARQAALASNQVPEEVYDALVEVVNEKLPLLHRYIALQQKALGLDELHMYDLYVPITGDAPIKYNYEEAAKASREALLPLGEEYAEIMKKAYADRWIDVAENIGKRSGGYSSGAYSTAPYILLNWHDELSNFFTLVHELGHSAHSYFTRNTQPKQYGDYSIFLAEIASTTNENILTDYLLKKHTDKEAQKYILNNYLHRFKSTIFRQTQFAEFEHQIHLMDQQGQPLTQESLAKVYGEINAKYYANVIQDEQIAYEWARIPHFYMNYYVFQYATGMAAATALSDKILHGTPEDLEAYLNYLRAGRSDAPIEVMKKAGVDMTKKDYLYDAFDVFEKRLSQLEALMSE
- a CDS encoding DsbA family protein; amino-acid sequence: MNPLGTYCYRCENELLKFVRNSEFKVHYHFLTFHNLQTVNQYMKNQKLPVTDLDLRNDIYMKIYDAALSYKAALLQGKRLGHQFLIELQQQIHQQKREYNDDLLEEILNKVEIDKKMFYEDKSSSAVKKAYDRDLQIAQEMNVTHTPSLVIFDNSNQPYGLLLASSITAETIAEICNGEPLPGYHSTKKLVGTHTNEPQKFDKVVNMNLNRY
- a CDS encoding CYTH domain-containing protein, whose translation is MLQVEREFKNLLTKSQYHSLLEDFKPLLTKEITQTNSYYDWDGILQSHKMALRIRIVEGKAIGEITLKIPQSSLEVLEFTHEMPVEILHQYNEQKQFSLPLSIKEALESNGVFIEKVKQTALLTTHRFEGPLSNNEWLVLDESYYNGKVDYEMEMEVQNLSLGEEVFLQILQKYQIQREQEESKIKRALSSISS
- a CDS encoding GTP pyrophosphokinase family protein, coding for MEKLETPLVEDWEAFLAPYYQAIEELKIKLKGIRRQYRQEGRHAPIEFITGRVKTPESILEKMQVRNIPREEFLEGVQDIAGLRIMCQFVDDIYEVVRLIRQRNDFEIVIERDYIQNKKASGYRSYHLVLEYPVQRIEGETKILVEIQIRTLAMNFWATIEHSLNYKYKGEFPEAIHERLERAAEAAFLLDEEMSEIREEIQEAQYIFAICKENQRKRKKRR